From a single Lolium rigidum isolate FL_2022 chromosome 7, APGP_CSIRO_Lrig_0.1, whole genome shotgun sequence genomic region:
- the LOC124671789 gene encoding protein NRT1/ PTR FAMILY 4.5-like yields the protein MELEAGYVDWRGNAVDGNKHGGIKATLLYVLVMLRSCPSSANFSLVAYFHGTLHLDIVTSSAVITYLVGAVSFFAALMNFISSAYIQRTTAIFVFGPTVVLGYMLLALQAHLPSLHPLDCEINKEPNNCEPAEGWQLTLLYLSLSVFAIGEGCMRSCIPLLGGDQYSNDDMKKSQLKGRFLSWLKFANSLGALIGLVFLVWIENNLGWATGFMISALIVLVGLFVAACGLPFYRTVRPNGCHVTRILQDVMTSSKKRQAAIADDIELQETSTAECVDGQDKSDSRIIRTTQVEEETNGIILMFPIFISCLLIYLPFTLLMTLTIQVGSTMDGRIGEIKISSASLIAIPTAFHMLMRPCYRRILIPLLKRFTGHTHGITPLQRIGAGSACGIAAACVATLVETRRLTAAEQHGLTSTGAAVPMSVFGLVIQFFLLSIMDIASFSGLIEFIKSESSPQMELIAPAVQSILSGIAAWLACAFIQLINRVTRHGDNVRGWLDGADFNRTRLDRFFLLLAAFELVALINYAFWARRYANRQHSSA from the exons ATGGAGCTTGAAGCTGGGTATGTAGATTGGAGAGGGAATGCTGTGGATGGAAACAAGCACGGTGGCATTAAGGCAACACTCCTCTACG TTCTGGTCATGTTACGAAGCTGTCCTAGCAGCGCAAACTTCAGTCTTGTGGCCTATTTCCATGGAACACTGCATCTGGATATTGTGACCTCTTCAGCCGTGATCACCTACCTGGTTGGTGCCGTGTCATTCTTTGCTGCCCTGATGAACTTTATCTCCAGTGCATATATCCAACGAACCACCGCTATATTTGTGTTCGGCCCAACTGTGGTCCTG GGTTATATGTTGCTAGCATTGCAGGCACACTTGCCttcactacatcctctggactgtGAGATAAACAAAGAACCAAACAACTGTGAACCAGCTGAAGGCTGGCAGTTAACACTGCTCTACCTGAGCTTATCAGTATTTGCCATTGGGGAAGGCTGCATGCGCTCCTGCATACCACTCCTTGGTGGAGATCAGTACAGCAATGATGATATGAAAAAAAGCCAGCTCAAGGGTAGGTTCTTGAGTTGGCTAAAGTTTGCAAACTCCCTTGGAGCGCTCATCGGATTGGTATTCTTAGTCTGGATCGAAAACAATTTGGGCTGGGCCACTGGCTTTATGATATCTGCACTTATTGTACTGGTAGGGCTGTTTGTGGCAGCGTGTGGACTGCCTTTCTACAGAACAGTCAGACCTAATGGATGTCATGTGACTAGAATATTGCAG GATGTCATGACTTCATCAAAGAAGAGGCAggctgccattgcagatgatattgAGCTGCAAGAAACCAGCACAGCAGAATGTGTTGATGGACAAGACAAATCAGACAGCAGGATCATTCG CACCACTCAAGTTGAAGAGGAAACAAATGGCATCATCCTGATGTTTCCAATCTTCATCAGCTGCTTGCTCATCTACCTGCCTTTCACGCTTCTAATGACACTAACCATACAAGTAGGCAGCACGATGGACGGAAGGATAGGAGAGATAAAGATTTCCTCTGCCTCTCTCATCGCAATCCCAACAGCATTTCACATGCTTATGCGACCATGCTACAGGCGGATATTGATACCACTGCTAAAAAGATTCACAGGCCACACACATGGAATCACACCACTGCAGCGTATAGGTGCTGGCTCTGCATGCGGGATAGCAGCAGCATGTGTTGCCACATTAGTTGAAACAAGAAGACTGACAGCCGCAGAACAACATGGGCTAACGTCGACAGGAGCAGCTGTCCCGATGTCCGTGTTCGGGCTGGTGATACAATTCTTCCTGTTAAGCATCATGGATATAGCATCCTTCAGTGGACTGATTGAGTTCATAAAGAGTGAGTCATCTCCACAAATGGAGCTGATAGCACCGGCAGTACAATCCATTCTTTCTGGAATAGCAGCCTGGTTGGCATGTGCCTTCATACAACTGATAAACAGAGTGACAAGGCATGGGGACAACGTAAGAGGATGGCTGGACGGAGCGGACTTCAACAGGACACGTCTCGATCGTTTCTTCTTGTTACTGGCAGCCTTTGAGCTGGTGGCACTGATCAACTATGCTTTCTGGGCGAGGAGATATGCCAACAGGCAACATAGTAGCGCATAG